One Litoribacterium kuwaitense genomic window carries:
- the thiC gene encoding phosphomethylpyrimidine synthase ThiC, whose product MTQFASENISIMSNFSGSQKVYVEGARPDIQVPMREISLSPTTGSFGDEENPPLRVYDTSGPYTDPNYSVDLTKGLPPLRAAWIKERGDVEEYESREIKPEDNGYKDEHDPRYQQNQFPGLKRKPLRAKNGKSVSQLYYAKQGIVTPEMEFIAIRENMDPEFVRDEVAKGRAIIPANVNHPEAEPMIIGRNFHVKINANIGNSAVTSSIEQEVEKMTWATRWGADTMMDLSTGKDIHTTREWIIRNAAVPVGTVPIYQALEKVNGVAEDLTWEVYRDTLIEQAEQGVDYFTIHAGVLLRYVPLTAQRMTGIVSRGGSIMAQWCLYHHEENFLYTHFEEICEIMRAYDISFSLGDGLRPGSIADANDEAQFAELETLGELTKIAWEHDVQVMVEGPGHVPMHLIKENMDKQLETCEEAPFYTLGPLTTDVAPGYDHITSAIGAAMIGWYGTAMLCYVTPKEHLGLPNRDDVRTGVITYKIAAHAADLAKGHPGAQKRDDALSKARFEFRWRDQFNLSLDPERALEYHDETLPAEGAKTAHFCSMCGPKFCSMRISQDIRNYAKDNELFTKEEIEKGMQQKAEEFRKSGGTIYQ is encoded by the coding sequence ATGACGCAATTTGCAAGCGAGAACATTTCCATTATGTCGAATTTTTCGGGAAGTCAAAAAGTGTACGTAGAAGGGGCACGGCCAGATATTCAAGTCCCAATGCGGGAAATCTCTTTAAGTCCAACCACTGGATCGTTTGGAGACGAAGAGAATCCGCCTTTGCGCGTGTATGATACGAGCGGACCTTACACAGACCCGAATTATTCGGTTGATTTGACAAAGGGTCTTCCACCGCTACGAGCGGCGTGGATCAAAGAGCGCGGTGATGTGGAGGAATACGAGAGTCGGGAAATAAAGCCTGAGGATAATGGATATAAGGATGAACATGACCCCCGTTATCAGCAGAATCAATTTCCAGGGTTAAAGCGAAAACCGCTGCGAGCGAAAAACGGAAAAAGTGTGTCGCAGCTGTATTATGCGAAGCAAGGTATCGTTACACCTGAAATGGAGTTTATCGCCATTCGGGAAAATATGGACCCTGAATTTGTTCGTGATGAAGTCGCGAAAGGACGTGCGATCATTCCTGCCAACGTCAACCATCCAGAGGCAGAACCGATGATTATTGGGCGGAATTTCCATGTAAAAATAAACGCGAATATTGGCAATTCAGCGGTGACGTCGTCGATCGAGCAGGAAGTGGAAAAGATGACGTGGGCGACACGCTGGGGTGCGGATACGATGATGGATTTGTCGACGGGCAAGGATATTCATACGACCCGCGAATGGATCATACGAAACGCTGCTGTGCCAGTCGGGACGGTGCCTATTTATCAAGCGTTGGAAAAAGTAAATGGGGTAGCGGAAGATTTGACGTGGGAAGTATATCGCGACACATTGATTGAGCAGGCCGAGCAAGGGGTCGATTATTTTACGATACATGCGGGTGTTTTGTTAAGGTATGTGCCGTTGACAGCGCAACGTATGACCGGCATCGTTTCTCGTGGAGGTTCCATTATGGCGCAATGGTGTTTGTACCATCATGAGGAAAACTTCCTCTACACTCACTTTGAAGAAATTTGTGAAATTATGCGAGCGTACGATATTTCCTTTTCGTTAGGCGACGGACTACGACCAGGCTCGATCGCCGATGCGAATGATGAAGCGCAGTTTGCCGAGTTGGAAACGCTCGGGGAGCTGACAAAAATCGCTTGGGAGCATGATGTGCAAGTGATGGTTGAAGGGCCGGGTCATGTGCCGATGCATTTGATCAAGGAGAATATGGACAAGCAGTTGGAAACGTGTGAGGAAGCCCCATTTTATACGCTTGGCCCACTGACGACGGACGTAGCCCCTGGATACGACCACATTACGTCAGCGATTGGGGCGGCGATGATCGGCTGGTATGGTACAGCGATGCTGTGTTATGTGACGCCGAAAGAGCATTTAGGCTTGCCCAATCGAGACGACGTGCGTACCGGAGTCATTACGTATAAAATTGCGGCGCATGCGGCTGATTTGGCGAAAGGGCATCCAGGAGCACAAAAACGTGACGATGCGTTGTCAAAAGCGCGCTTTGAATTCCGTTGGAGAGACCAATTTAACTTATCATTAGACCCAGAACGTGCTTTAGAATATCATGACGAAACGTTACCAGCTGAAGGCGCAAAAACAGCGCATTTCTGTTCGATGTGTGGACCGAAATTTTGCAGCATGCGTATCTCGCAAGACATTCGCAACTATGCGAAGGACAATGAGCTGTTTACAAAAGAGGAGATCGAAAAAGGGATGCAGCAAAAGGCTGAAGAGTTTCGTAAATCAGGGGGCACGATCTATCAATAA
- a CDS encoding MazG nucleotide pyrophosphohydrolase domain-containing protein, translating into MNLNEFQQWVNAYYEKRGWAELNIFTRIGFLAEETGEVARAIRALEIGRDRPDEAEGTHEERRQELMEELGDVLGNVIIIANRYDISLEDVFRLHRQKLDQRYDRNTGEKNR; encoded by the coding sequence ATGAATCTTAATGAATTTCAACAATGGGTCAACGCCTATTATGAGAAACGCGGCTGGGCTGAACTTAACATTTTTACGCGCATCGGTTTTTTAGCAGAAGAAACTGGAGAAGTCGCCCGAGCCATTCGCGCCTTGGAAATTGGCCGGGACCGACCAGATGAAGCTGAAGGCACTCACGAAGAACGCAGACAGGAGCTCATGGAGGAACTTGGAGATGTTCTCGGAAATGTGATCATTATTGCCAATCGGTATGATATTTCCCTTGAAGACGTCTTTCGCCTTCACCGGCAAAAGCTCGATCAACGCTATGACAGGAATACCGGCGAGAAAAATCGTTGA
- a CDS encoding serine protease has translation MKVEWIENEMRETKRRLADLEKCLKDIQQQCEHHFQEFHEYAKCTKCHKTVSLYY, from the coding sequence GTGAAGGTTGAATGGATTGAAAACGAAATGAGGGAAACGAAGCGTCGTCTTGCCGATTTGGAAAAGTGTTTGAAAGACATTCAACAACAGTGCGAGCATCATTTTCAGGAATTTCATGAATATGCCAAATGCACGAAATGCCATAAGACCGTTTCATTGTATTATTAA
- a CDS encoding HAD-IIB family hydrolase codes for MTFVFDIDGTICFQGKPLTAGIIEALEHCTKQGHRVIFASARPIRDLLPVLPKKMHTYEMVGGNGAFIAKDGLIETPYFFDEHTVKTIRALIGQYELAYLLDSHWDYSYTGSHEHPIYRKIDPHKLANNVPLEKLSEIVKMVLFPGAYEDQILPVLKELPVHVYQHGEEQIIDISPQGVDKWQGLKALGVEKNGYIAFGNDANDISMFTHAREGVCVGDHEALRAVATVHVSCHEEAVVAAILERAHASKALR; via the coding sequence ATGACGTTTGTTTTTGATATCGATGGAACGATCTGCTTTCAAGGAAAACCACTGACGGCAGGAATCATAGAGGCTTTAGAACATTGCACTAAACAAGGACATAGAGTGATCTTTGCTTCAGCACGGCCTATTCGCGACCTCTTACCTGTGCTGCCAAAAAAGATGCATACGTATGAAATGGTTGGTGGGAATGGCGCATTTATTGCCAAGGATGGGCTCATTGAGACGCCTTATTTCTTTGACGAGCATACGGTCAAAACGATTCGCGCCCTCATTGGTCAGTATGAGTTGGCGTATTTGCTCGATAGCCACTGGGATTATTCTTACACTGGTAGCCACGAGCATCCTATTTACCGTAAGATCGATCCGCATAAGCTCGCCAATAATGTACCTCTGGAGAAGCTGAGTGAGATCGTGAAAATGGTGTTGTTCCCCGGTGCTTACGAAGATCAAATTCTCCCTGTGCTAAAAGAGCTTCCCGTACACGTCTATCAGCACGGAGAGGAACAAATCATCGACATCAGCCCACAAGGCGTCGACAAGTGGCAAGGCTTAAAAGCGCTCGGCGTCGAAAAGAACGGCTATATCGCCTTTGGCAACGACGCGAATGACATTTCGATGTTTACTCATGCGCGAGAAGGCGTCTGTGTCGGTGACCATGAGGCGTTGCGCGCCGTAGCGACCGTACACGTTTCATGTCATGAAGAAGCGGTTGTCGCGGCCATTTTGGAGCGAGCACATGCCTCTAAAGCGCTACGATAA
- a CDS encoding flavin-containing monooxygenase translates to MSHTFDVVVIGAGQAGLAMGQALWKTGLSFVLLDQSSQLGETWRTRYDSLVLFTPRRYSALPGLAMEGDPQGFPTKDEFAEYLVHYAQTYMLPVRLNTEVRQLTTDGARYVVTTSVGEVYYAQHVVVSTGPFQTPFVPNMPGINKTRIKQWHSGEYQRPSQLNDGAVLVVGGGNSGAQIAVELAATTSVYLSVGHPLRALPQTILGLSTIGWLKKLGLLSVPYQARLASFLQDPLIGREIKAFIKGGRIEMKPRTQALEYDHVTFADGSAIKVEQIIWATGYQSHYDWIDIDGVFDRQHRPLHQRGVSPKKGLYFLGLPWLSRRDSALICGVGRDALYLRGVIQKRGIAFAKK, encoded by the coding sequence ATGAGCCATACTTTTGATGTCGTGGTTATCGGGGCTGGGCAAGCTGGGTTGGCGATGGGGCAAGCTCTGTGGAAAACAGGGTTGTCCTTTGTCCTGTTAGATCAATCGAGCCAGCTCGGCGAGACATGGCGCACGCGGTATGATTCACTCGTTTTATTTACGCCGCGGCGGTATAGCGCTTTGCCTGGTCTCGCGATGGAAGGAGACCCGCAAGGTTTTCCGACTAAAGATGAATTCGCCGAGTATCTCGTCCACTATGCCCAGACATATATGCTTCCTGTCCGGTTAAATACAGAGGTGCGGCAGCTGACGACGGACGGAGCAAGGTACGTAGTGACGACCTCGGTGGGGGAAGTGTACTATGCTCAGCACGTCGTCGTCTCGACAGGGCCTTTTCAAACCCCATTTGTGCCAAACATGCCAGGGATTAACAAGACACGAATCAAACAATGGCATTCTGGGGAGTATCAGCGGCCTTCTCAACTCAATGATGGCGCGGTGCTCGTTGTCGGGGGAGGAAATTCAGGTGCGCAAATCGCTGTCGAACTGGCAGCAACGACATCTGTCTATCTTTCGGTCGGTCACCCGCTACGTGCGTTACCACAAACGATTCTTGGACTGAGCACCATTGGGTGGTTAAAGAAGCTCGGACTGTTAAGCGTTCCTTATCAAGCGCGACTGGCTTCTTTTTTACAAGACCCGCTGATAGGCAGAGAAATTAAGGCGTTCATTAAGGGAGGAAGAATCGAGATGAAGCCGCGAACGCAGGCGCTGGAATACGATCACGTCACCTTTGCTGATGGGTCTGCTATTAAGGTTGAGCAAATCATTTGGGCGACCGGCTATCAATCGCACTATGATTGGATCGACATTGATGGTGTTTTTGATCGACAACACCGTCCTCTGCATCAAAGGGGCGTCAGTCCGAAAAAGGGACTTTACTTTCTGGGTTTGCCGTGGCTTAGCCGCCGGGATTCGGCCTTGATCTGTGGAGTGGGGAGAGATGCGCTTTACTTGAGAGGTGTGATTCAGAAGAGAGGGATTGCTTTTGCTAAAAAATGA
- a CDS encoding Crp/Fnr family transcriptional regulator: protein MKIIQDPAIFNQYVDQHQLHRWLHPTDMTIELRRYKENEVLLFEGDEIDGLYIQVSGRTRITTSVLTGKALLLRFCYAGSVMGDLELVQRLDVQSQVMADEETDVLFIHKREVEGVLFHQVAFLQELLKQVTYKLNTCTIASRVNVLSSVETRLASYLCSIRHYERFGKELYATSQKDIAALLGTTPRHLNRVLDKWLSQKVIAKDRTNIEVLDWEAIEDLSEGLRYK from the coding sequence ATGAAAATCATACAAGATCCTGCAATCTTTAACCAATATGTAGACCAACATCAATTACACCGCTGGCTTCACCCAACTGATATGACGATAGAGTTGCGGCGGTATAAAGAAAATGAAGTGCTTCTGTTTGAAGGAGACGAGATAGATGGCCTTTATATCCAAGTGTCAGGGCGAACGAGAATTACGACGAGTGTCCTGACTGGAAAAGCCCTTTTACTGCGGTTTTGTTACGCGGGATCGGTGATGGGGGATCTTGAACTCGTTCAGCGTTTAGACGTTCAATCCCAAGTCATGGCAGACGAAGAGACAGATGTCCTTTTTATTCATAAGCGTGAAGTAGAAGGTGTGTTGTTTCACCAAGTGGCTTTTTTACAAGAGCTGCTGAAGCAAGTGACATATAAGCTGAACACGTGCACGATCGCCTCACGTGTCAATGTGCTGTCTTCTGTCGAAACGAGGCTCGCCAGCTATTTATGCTCGATACGACACTATGAACGTTTTGGCAAAGAGCTGTATGCGACGAGTCAAAAAGACATCGCCGCACTATTAGGGACGACCCCAAGGCATTTAAATCGAGTGTTGGACAAATGGCTGAGCCAAAAAGTGATCGCCAAAGACAGAACAAACATCGAGGTGCTAGATTGGGAAGCGATAGAAGACTTATCGGAAGGTCTGAGGTACAAGTAA